From one Eucalyptus grandis isolate ANBG69807.140 chromosome 9, ASM1654582v1, whole genome shotgun sequence genomic stretch:
- the LOC104419744 gene encoding 7-methyl-GTP pyrophosphatase-like isoform X1, producing the protein MLLKFANAQDIIALHLLFQRKKKKKKKMASMGSPFKIILGSSSMARRHILAEMGYDFTVMTADIDEKAIRKEKPEDLVTALAEAKADAILSRLQNVDSFVEDVHTTLLITADTVVVYEGRIREKPSSKDEARHFIEEYSGGRADVVGSVLVTNLKTGRREAGWERAEVYFYDIPAQVVQSLIDEGITLNVAGGLMLEHPLTLPFVKEVIGTDDTVMGLPKSLTERLIQEALT; encoded by the exons ATGCTTTTGAAATTCGCAAACGCACAAGACATCATCGCATTGCACCTTCTGTttcagagaaagaagaagaagaagaagaagatggcttCAATGGGGTCGCCCTTCAAG ATAATATTGGGTTCGTCATCCATGGCTCGCCGGCACATTCTAGCCGAAATGGGATACGACTTCACTGTCATG ACTGCAGACATAGACGAGAAGGCTATAAGGAAGGAGAAGCCCGAAGACTTGGTCACGGCTTTAGCTGAGGCTAAG GCAGATGCTATCCTCTCCAGGCTCCAGAATGTGGATTCTTTTGTGGAGGATGTCCACACAACCCTCTTAATTACTGCTGACACA GTGGTGGTATATGAAGGAAGGATCAGGGAAAAACCGTCCAGTAAGGACGAAGCACGGCATTTTATTGAAG AGTACTCTGGTGGTCGTGCAGATGTTGTAGGATCCGTACTTGTAACCAACCTGAAGACAGGAAGGAGGGAAGCGGGATGGGAGCGAGCAGAG GTATACTTTTATGACATACCAGCTCAGGTTGTCCAGAGTCTG ATTGATGAGGGAATTACGCTCAATGTCGCTGGGGGTTTGATGCTTGAACATCCTCTCACATTGCCTTTCGTAAAAGAagtg ATTGGGACTGATGATACTGTAATGGGACTCCCTAAGTCTCTCACAGAAAGACTCATCCAGGAGGCCCTAACTTGA
- the LOC104419744 gene encoding 7-methyl-GTP pyrophosphatase-like isoform X2: protein MASMGSPFKIILGSSSMARRHILAEMGYDFTVMTADIDEKAIRKEKPEDLVTALAEAKADAILSRLQNVDSFVEDVHTTLLITADTVVVYEGRIREKPSSKDEARHFIEEYSGGRADVVGSVLVTNLKTGRREAGWERAEVYFYDIPAQVVQSLIDEGITLNVAGGLMLEHPLTLPFVKEVIGTDDTVMGLPKSLTERLIQEALT, encoded by the exons atggcttCAATGGGGTCGCCCTTCAAG ATAATATTGGGTTCGTCATCCATGGCTCGCCGGCACATTCTAGCCGAAATGGGATACGACTTCACTGTCATG ACTGCAGACATAGACGAGAAGGCTATAAGGAAGGAGAAGCCCGAAGACTTGGTCACGGCTTTAGCTGAGGCTAAG GCAGATGCTATCCTCTCCAGGCTCCAGAATGTGGATTCTTTTGTGGAGGATGTCCACACAACCCTCTTAATTACTGCTGACACA GTGGTGGTATATGAAGGAAGGATCAGGGAAAAACCGTCCAGTAAGGACGAAGCACGGCATTTTATTGAAG AGTACTCTGGTGGTCGTGCAGATGTTGTAGGATCCGTACTTGTAACCAACCTGAAGACAGGAAGGAGGGAAGCGGGATGGGAGCGAGCAGAG GTATACTTTTATGACATACCAGCTCAGGTTGTCCAGAGTCTG ATTGATGAGGGAATTACGCTCAATGTCGCTGGGGGTTTGATGCTTGAACATCCTCTCACATTGCCTTTCGTAAAAGAagtg ATTGGGACTGATGATACTGTAATGGGACTCCCTAAGTCTCTCACAGAAAGACTCATCCAGGAGGCCCTAACTTGA